ATACCGCTGGAATGCGCGGGTTGTTTGTTGAAGCGCAGTCGCAGGGCATCGCGCTGCAGGCGCTTGTTGAGGCGATGCAGGCGGGGCTTGATACCCGGCAGGCGGCTACGCAGGAACTCGTTGAGGCGGCCAATGCGCTGCTGGGCGTATCCCAAAGCTGCTGCACACCCGGCGGCGGATGCTGCTGAACAGCCGCCTTTAGTCATTATAATTTTAAATTTTAGAGATGCACCATGAATTTATCTGACCCGACCCCCTATATTTTTTTCACCGGCAAAGGCGGGGTAGGCAAAACTTCCCTTGCAAGCGCAACGGCCATCCGGCTTGCCGACAGCGGGAAATCGGTGCTGCTGATTTGCACCGATCCGGCATCCAACCTGAAGGACGTGCTCGAAACGGAGGTGACCGAAAAGGTGGGTCCGGTAAACGGCGTGCCGGAACTGCATGTGGTGAATATCGACCCGGAGCAATCAGCCGAAGCGTACCGGCAGCGGGTGGTTTCGCCCCTGCAGGATATTCTGCCGCAGCGGGACCTTGACCGCATCCGGGAAGAGCTTTCCGGGGCCTGTACGACGGAGATCGCCGCTTTTGATGAGTTCGCGCGGTACATTGCCGGTGACGGGGAGCACAAACCCTATGATGTGATCATTTTTGACACGGCCCCAACCGGCCACACGCTGCGCCTGCTTGAGCTGCCGGCGGCCTGGAGTGCCTTTATTGATGAGAATCCGGAGGGCGCTTCCTGTATCGGGCCGTCATCTGCCCTGAAAACCAATCAGGCGCGGTACCGGAAAGTGGTTGAGCGACTGAAAGATCCGAAAACAACGACCATTTATTTGGTCACCCGTCCGGAAACAACCGCTTTACGGGAAGCGGACCGTTCCGGTAAAGAGCTGCTGGAAATGGGCCTTTCGAATCAGGAACTGCTGATAAACGGGCTGTTTGAACCGACCGATGACACCGACCTTTTTGCTGTGAAACTCGCTGATAAAATGCAGGAGACGATTGCACACATGCCGGAACGGCTCAAAAACCTGACGCATCACAGCTTTCCGCTGCGACCGTGGAATCTGCTCGGCATTGAAAGGCTGCGGCAGGTTTTCGAGCCGCTGGACAAACAGGAAGCCGAGCGGGTGCGTGAAACCGTGCTTTCGGATGGCCCGGAGACCGCATTGCCGGATCTGAATCAACTGACCGAAGACCTGACACAGGACGCTGATCACGGCCTGATTATGACGATGGGCAAGGGCGGCGTCGGGAAAACGGTGATTGCTGCGGCCCTTGCGCTGCGGCTTGCCGAAAAAGGGTATCCGGTGCACCTCACGACGACCGATCCCGCAGCGCATTTATCGGATTATCTGGAGGGCATCACCCTGCCGGAAAATCTGGAGCTCAACCGGATTGATCCGCAGGCTGAAAAGCGGGCGTACATCGAAAAAGTGTTGCGGCAGAAAGGCAAGGACAAATCCGGGGAGGAACTGCGGCTGCTGAAAGAGGACCTGGAATCGCCCTGCACGGAGGAGGTCGCCGTATTTCATGCGTTTTCGAAGGCGATCCATCAGGCCAAACGAAAATTTGTGGTCGTTGACACCGCGCCTACCGGTCACACCCTGCTGCTGCTCGACACGACCGGCAGCTATCACCGGGAAGTGATGCGCAACAGCGGTTTGGATACAGACAAACTCAAGACGCCGCTGCGCTATTTACAGGATCCGGCCTTCACCAAACTGCTGCTGATTACGCTGCCCGAAACAACTCCGGTTTCGGAAGCTTCCAAACTGCAGGATGACCTCCGGCGATCAGGCATCGAGCCGTATGCGTGGATTGCCAATCAGAGCATGAGCATGCGCATGAGCGCGGCCGCTTCCGGGCTGTCCGACCCGATCTTGCAACTGCGGGCCGCTGCCGAAAAGCCGCTGCTGAAACGTATCGAACAGAAGGAAGCAAAGCTGCTTTATGGCGTGCCTTTCATTGTGGATGAACCGGTGATGATGCAGATGGTGACGGTTTCGGAGAAGTTATCTTGAGGGGGGATTTGCTGCGATTTTTGTGTGGTGGATTTTGATTGG
This genomic stretch from Cyclonatronum proteinivorum harbors:
- the arsA gene encoding arsenical pump-driving ATPase — protein: MNLSDPTPYIFFTGKGGVGKTSLASATAIRLADSGKSVLLICTDPASNLKDVLETEVTEKVGPVNGVPELHVVNIDPEQSAEAYRQRVVSPLQDILPQRDLDRIREELSGACTTEIAAFDEFARYIAGDGEHKPYDVIIFDTAPTGHTLRLLELPAAWSAFIDENPEGASCIGPSSALKTNQARYRKVVERLKDPKTTTIYLVTRPETTALREADRSGKELLEMGLSNQELLINGLFEPTDDTDLFAVKLADKMQETIAHMPERLKNLTHHSFPLRPWNLLGIERLRQVFEPLDKQEAERVRETVLSDGPETALPDLNQLTEDLTQDADHGLIMTMGKGGVGKTVIAAALALRLAEKGYPVHLTTTDPAAHLSDYLEGITLPENLELNRIDPQAEKRAYIEKVLRQKGKDKSGEELRLLKEDLESPCTEEVAVFHAFSKAIHQAKRKFVVVDTAPTGHTLLLLDTTGSYHREVMRNSGLDTDKLKTPLRYLQDPAFTKLLLITLPETTPVSEASKLQDDLRRSGIEPYAWIANQSMSMRMSAAASGLSDPILQLRAAAEKPLLKRIEQKEAKLLYGVPFIVDEPVMMQMVTVSEKLS